From a single Pseudalkalibacillus hwajinpoensis genomic region:
- the mobP2 gene encoding MobP2 family relaxase encodes MSETVTPGVVLKTKFVTANQKGFQDYVQYVDREEAKGKGEVHLSVFNLYNDYMDDPDKTSALFTQQSDHLSMEGKIGIKSLFRQAQENNSVMWQDVITFDNEWLRQQGVYDGQSHTIDENRLKQVTRKSMQTMLKKEGLQESAIWSAAIHYNTDNIHIHVATVEPNPTRERGKRKPKTLDAMKSEVVNGLLDRDQERNQINFLIRDHMVHAKKEMSSLEWQNREFKPLFLEVYHQLPNDKRQWQYGYQTLNPIRGKIDDLTSSYLKKFHKEDMKHLHQKLDQEVEVLKRAYGDGEKDKKRYQHYKQNKLDDFYKRMGNAFLQEMKSYDRQQNSKQESHFTSSSHPSIRSMPPGVQLQRSLKRIQRSMDQTYDQFINDLDHQKLEREIERER; translated from the coding sequence ATGAGTGAAACAGTCACACCTGGTGTGGTTTTAAAAACAAAATTTGTGACTGCCAATCAAAAGGGATTCCAGGATTACGTTCAGTATGTGGATCGCGAAGAAGCCAAAGGAAAAGGAGAAGTACACCTGTCTGTTTTCAATTTATATAACGATTATATGGATGACCCAGACAAAACATCAGCCTTGTTCACCCAACAATCAGATCATCTATCAATGGAAGGGAAAATTGGAATTAAATCGTTATTTAGACAAGCTCAAGAAAATAATAGTGTCATGTGGCAGGATGTCATTACGTTTGATAATGAGTGGCTGCGACAACAAGGCGTATACGATGGCCAATCGCATACTATTGATGAGAATCGGTTGAAGCAAGTTACCAGGAAATCGATGCAGACCATGTTGAAAAAAGAAGGACTACAGGAAAGCGCAATCTGGTCCGCTGCCATCCATTATAATACCGATAACATTCATATCCATGTTGCAACGGTAGAACCAAATCCAACGCGTGAGCGAGGCAAACGCAAGCCGAAAACGTTAGATGCGATGAAGAGTGAAGTGGTCAACGGATTGCTCGATCGAGATCAAGAACGGAATCAAATAAATTTTTTAATTCGAGATCATATGGTACATGCCAAAAAAGAGATGAGCAGCTTAGAATGGCAAAATCGTGAATTTAAACCGTTATTCTTGGAAGTCTATCATCAGTTACCCAATGATAAGAGACAGTGGCAATATGGCTATCAAACACTCAATCCGATTCGTGGGAAAATTGATGATCTTACTTCTAGTTATTTGAAAAAATTCCATAAAGAAGATATGAAGCATTTGCATCAGAAACTTGATCAAGAAGTCGAGGTGTTAAAGCGTGCTTATGGAGATGGGGAGAAAGACAAAAAGAGATATCAGCATTATAAACAGAACAAGCTTGATGATTTCTATAAAAGGATGGGGAATGCTTTTCTTCAAGAAATGAAAAGTTATGACCGGCAACAGAATTCAAAGCAAGAATCACATTTTACTTCTTCCTCCCATCCTTCCATTCGCTCTATGCCTCCAGGTGTTCAATTACAGAGATCGTTGAAAAGAATTCAACGCTCAATGGATCAGACCTATGACCAATTTATCAACGACCTGGATCATCAGAAATTGGAACGTGAAATTGAACGAGAAAGGTAG
- a CDS encoding pLS20_p028 family conjugation system transmembrane protein — MSDEELLEKLLQFSDVLTTNNIFISGLRIMGWGILLFLKMIVDGLEGMVNNVLTLTDFFMSEPVQDFLDTIQPGLYILLAFSLAMIGFRLIFNKEKNRADIPMNIFISIMTITLLAFGMGQVNEFTHDAVDIAQVNTDSFTTSDRVMEDYITDIAVYDETGWRNPDVEEQHHIKPNSLDMISINETIDDSFEKENGDSLSDQGQKLVMNRVGLESNGEEGIVELGKSGLFDFLPENYYRWHVDWLTAMVTLGVMAFTMVLISIKVAKLCFELGFNHVVALIMAYADISTGQRLKAIIKNIGSIFASIIMIFLSLRVYMYYTVFIGENLEGIGYLIALIAGSLAVIDGPNIVQKLFGIDAGLKNAWHVAMGGYLATKTLGPVTKKTVGAIASGGTSAVMNSGAGAAGAFAGIAGGQGKGNSNGSQQNKQTPSPMKSSPTQGNKQKDRQESSPMQSLSRDNQQSNSFPSLNGGQQRTRQQPIENRTVGQYLKDNVERRIKQNEKLIGAKRTYDLSRNTTEKWKNKFKKRE, encoded by the coding sequence ATGTCTGATGAAGAGCTTCTAGAAAAACTGCTTCAGTTTTCTGATGTCCTGACCACCAATAATATATTTATATCAGGTTTACGAATTATGGGATGGGGCATTCTATTATTCTTGAAAATGATCGTTGATGGTTTAGAAGGCATGGTAAACAACGTATTAACGCTGACCGATTTTTTTATGAGTGAACCAGTACAGGATTTTCTGGATACGATCCAGCCTGGACTTTATATCTTGTTAGCTTTTTCACTAGCGATGATTGGTTTCCGATTAATTTTTAATAAAGAAAAGAACCGGGCAGATATACCAATGAATATATTTATTTCTATCATGACGATCACTCTTTTAGCTTTTGGAATGGGACAAGTCAATGAATTCACTCATGATGCCGTTGATATAGCCCAGGTTAATACTGATTCATTTACCACTTCTGACCGAGTAATGGAGGATTACATTACGGATATAGCAGTCTATGACGAAACTGGTTGGAGAAACCCAGATGTAGAAGAGCAGCATCATATTAAGCCAAATAGTCTAGATATGATCTCAATTAATGAAACCATTGATGATAGTTTTGAGAAAGAGAATGGTGATAGTTTATCTGATCAAGGACAAAAACTAGTGATGAATAGAGTAGGTTTAGAATCAAATGGAGAGGAAGGAATAGTAGAGTTAGGTAAGAGTGGTTTATTTGATTTTCTACCAGAAAATTATTATCGATGGCATGTAGATTGGCTAACTGCCATGGTTACCCTTGGTGTAATGGCTTTTACCATGGTCTTGATTTCTATTAAGGTGGCAAAACTATGTTTTGAACTTGGGTTCAATCATGTAGTGGCTCTTATTATGGCCTACGCTGATATTTCAACGGGGCAACGGCTGAAAGCAATCATTAAGAACATCGGTAGTATTTTTGCTTCAATTATCATGATTTTCCTCAGTTTACGAGTTTATATGTATTACACCGTATTTATAGGCGAAAATTTAGAGGGGATAGGGTATTTGATAGCTCTCATTGCAGGGAGTTTAGCTGTAATCGATGGACCTAATATCGTTCAGAAACTATTCGGTATTGATGCAGGATTAAAAAATGCCTGGCATGTAGCGATGGGAGGATACCTCGCTACAAAAACGCTTGGTCCAGTTACGAAAAAAACAGTTGGCGCTATTGCTAGTGGAGGAACAAGTGCTGTGATGAATTCTGGTGCTGGAGCTGCAGGTGCGTTTGCTGGTATAGCCGGAGGGCAAGGAAAAGGAAATTCCAATGGATCACAACAAAACAAGCAAACACCTAGTCCTATGAAAAGTTCGCCAACTCAGGGAAATAAACAAAAAGATAGGCAAGAGTCAAGTCCTATGCAATCTTTAAGCAGAGACAACCAGCAATCAAATTCTTTCCCTTCTCTCAACGGAGGACAACAGAGAACACGGCAACAACCTATCGAAAATCGCACGGTTGGACAATATTTGAAAGATAATGTGGAAAGGAGAATAAAACAGAATGAAAAGCTTATAGGAGCAAAACGCACCTATGATTTATCACGAAATACAACTGAAAAATGGAAAAATAAATTCAAGAAGCGTGAATAA
- a CDS encoding VirB4 family type IV secretion system protein, whose amino-acid sequence MFKFASKSSEQLKTKSIGYNPYLLAHIQPQGGMSFQESFIRKGDGYEACVHVYSFPKSVSDFWLEPIFNMEHVITTMDVISDDRLKVRDGLNKGMAEQSSRIMNERDNAGIIEAQNNYDDLKELYNQVSEEGEVVKRIHLRHYVSAPTKAELEDKVKVVLSTLQDENFRGSIFLNEQEYEWKALLSNYSDQSHYLNKREGQPIPTIGLAGGFPFHFTSLNDPYGTFYGTTMTGGNVLFDLFHRDHQRKSFNGVMVGAMGAGKSTFLKKIMLDNAIKGYKVRTFDVTGEFAELTEALGGKQIALDGSDGVINPLQVYRTAEDEYTSFTQHLSKLTTFYKFLAPEAKDSELKEYENLLRKLYGKLGLWKEEEESNITKQSVQNYPIFSDFLAFVEEQLYENTSEGKQRENVSLERRRRLENIELNIRNVVETYAHLFNGVSTMEHFDSQQVVTFTLRGLSQMRAEVFQAQLFNVLNLLWDSMLTNGAPQFEAYDRGELAFEDAVRYLILMDEAHHIINTKKKSESALDFLTKFSREARKYFGGLLYASHTIRDFVPEGSDQSMVEEIKKLFELTQYKIIMQQDSNNLEMMQQIFTGQLSQSELQDIPYLQTGETMLSIRAVENIRFKVEVSDEELALFGGGA is encoded by the coding sequence TTGTTCAAATTTGCGAGCAAGAGTAGCGAACAGCTTAAAACGAAGTCAATCGGTTACAACCCTTACCTCCTTGCGCATATACAACCTCAAGGTGGGATGAGCTTTCAAGAGTCATTTATAAGAAAAGGAGATGGATATGAAGCGTGCGTTCATGTCTATTCTTTTCCAAAAAGCGTCTCGGACTTTTGGTTAGAACCGATTTTTAATATGGAACATGTGATCACGACGATGGATGTTATATCGGATGATCGGTTAAAGGTACGTGATGGTTTAAACAAAGGAATGGCAGAACAGAGTTCCAGAATCATGAATGAAAGGGATAACGCTGGGATCATTGAAGCCCAAAACAACTATGACGACTTGAAGGAGCTATACAATCAGGTCTCAGAGGAAGGGGAAGTCGTGAAACGCATCCATCTGAGGCATTATGTAAGTGCCCCAACAAAAGCAGAATTAGAAGATAAAGTGAAAGTTGTTTTATCAACCTTACAAGATGAAAACTTCAGAGGCTCCATTTTTTTAAATGAGCAAGAATATGAATGGAAAGCTTTACTCTCCAATTACAGTGATCAGTCTCACTACCTAAACAAGCGTGAAGGCCAACCGATTCCAACAATCGGATTAGCAGGAGGATTTCCATTTCATTTCACTAGTTTAAATGATCCCTATGGCACGTTTTACGGCACGACCATGACGGGCGGAAACGTCCTTTTTGATTTGTTTCACAGGGACCATCAACGAAAAAGTTTTAATGGTGTTATGGTCGGCGCAATGGGTGCTGGGAAATCGACCTTTCTAAAGAAAATCATGCTGGACAATGCAATCAAAGGATATAAAGTACGAACGTTCGATGTTACGGGTGAATTTGCAGAATTAACGGAGGCGCTGGGAGGTAAGCAGATTGCGTTAGATGGATCTGATGGAGTCATTAATCCATTGCAAGTCTATCGGACAGCTGAGGACGAATACACATCATTTACGCAGCACTTGTCTAAGTTGACGACCTTTTATAAGTTTTTAGCACCAGAAGCTAAGGATAGTGAATTGAAAGAGTACGAGAATCTCTTAAGAAAGCTTTATGGAAAGCTTGGTCTTTGGAAAGAAGAGGAAGAATCAAACATTACAAAGCAGTCTGTTCAGAACTATCCCATTTTCTCTGACTTCCTTGCATTTGTGGAAGAGCAACTCTATGAAAATACTAGCGAAGGAAAGCAAAGGGAGAATGTCAGTCTCGAACGAAGGAGACGGCTGGAAAACATCGAGTTGAACATTCGAAATGTCGTTGAAACATACGCTCATCTCTTCAATGGGGTCTCCACGATGGAACACTTTGATTCACAACAAGTCGTCACATTCACGTTACGTGGATTGTCTCAAATGAGAGCTGAAGTCTTTCAAGCTCAGTTATTTAACGTGTTGAACTTGTTATGGGATTCGATGTTAACAAATGGAGCTCCTCAATTTGAAGCTTATGATCGAGGGGAGCTAGCATTTGAAGATGCCGTACGTTATTTGATTTTGATGGATGAAGCCCACCACATCATTAATACGAAAAAGAAAAGCGAAAGCGCGCTTGATTTTCTCACGAAATTCAGCCGAGAAGCACGGAAGTATTTTGGTGGATTACTCTACGCAAGTCATACGATCCGAGACTTTGTGCCAGAGGGTTCGGATCAGAGCATGGTGGAAGAGATTAAGAAGTTGTTTGAGCTAACGCAATACAAAATCATTATGCAACAGGATAGTAATAATCTTGAGATGATGCAGCAGATTTTCACTGGGCAGTTAAGTCAGAGTGAGTTACAGGACATTCCGTATCTACAAACAGGGGAGACGATGCTAAGTATCAGGGCGGTTGAAAATATTCGTTTTAAAGTGGAGGTATCGGATGAAGAATTAGCTTTGTTTGGTGGAGGTGCTTAA
- a CDS encoding DUF5592 family protein, with amino-acid sequence MIVLQYKIPLEIGSELKLNRLFYLKDLLVVLILGGIGFTFRYVVHPSLVWYYTLFWIILTLSCLIRPKTNPGLRMGKTLFLAVIRNRVTYCAMDTQKNEKGDH; translated from the coding sequence ATGATAGTTTTGCAATATAAAATCCCTTTAGAAATCGGAAGTGAGCTTAAGCTCAACCGTTTATTTTACCTTAAGGACTTACTGGTGGTATTAATTCTTGGAGGGATAGGTTTTACCTTCCGTTATGTAGTACATCCTTCCTTGGTATGGTACTACACGCTCTTTTGGATCATTTTGACACTGTCCTGTTTAATAAGACCTAAAACTAACCCAGGGTTGCGCATGGGTAAAACCCTGTTTTTGGCTGTAATACGGAACAGGGTGACCTACTGCGCGATGGATACTCAGAAAAATGAGAAAGGAGACCATTAG
- a CDS encoding lysozyme family protein — protein sequence MPWSLLLELVPRKVWLWLIVIAMALFLLQMVLFASAITTLIGFQKNHSNDQVQSVDVVNGTAQVSAAVEQYRPLFEEYAAKYGVSDYVELLMAKTMQESGGLLDDVMQSSESLGLPPNSIEDPERSINVGVRYFSNMLEKAGGDVKLTIQAYNFGGGFIDFANAHNNGEYSKELAIEFSRMKYQELKHTGLYSCIRPESAATGACYGDIGYVEAVLSYLKGGVVEGEIDPTGDWVMPISGSFIQTSDYGMRIDPFDGTKTMHRGMDFACTNAVTPIRAVDNGQVVSVRKGNTGYGNSVIIKHETGLYSHYAHLYSLHVTEGEVVQQKEAVGKCGTTGNSTGPHLHFEVMTKNQYRSDIDPAPYLGL from the coding sequence ATGCCCTGGTCACTATTATTAGAACTTGTACCCCGGAAAGTATGGCTATGGCTGATAGTAATCGCTATGGCTCTTTTTCTTTTACAAATGGTTCTGTTTGCTTCAGCGATTACCACATTAATCGGGTTTCAAAAAAATCATTCCAACGACCAAGTGCAGTCAGTCGATGTGGTAAATGGAACCGCACAAGTGTCAGCAGCCGTGGAGCAATATCGACCACTGTTTGAGGAATACGCAGCTAAATATGGGGTTTCCGACTATGTGGAGCTTTTGATGGCAAAGACGATGCAAGAATCAGGTGGATTGCTTGATGATGTCATGCAATCGAGTGAGTCACTTGGTCTACCACCAAACAGTATTGAAGATCCTGAACGGAGCATTAATGTTGGCGTTCGTTACTTCTCAAACATGTTAGAAAAAGCTGGAGGCGATGTGAAGCTTACAATTCAGGCTTACAACTTTGGGGGAGGATTTATTGATTTTGCCAATGCTCATAACAATGGTGAATACAGCAAAGAATTAGCCATTGAGTTTTCTAGAATGAAGTACCAGGAGTTGAAGCATACCGGGCTATATTCTTGTATTCGTCCTGAATCAGCAGCTACCGGTGCTTGTTACGGAGATATTGGGTATGTAGAAGCCGTCTTAAGTTATCTGAAAGGTGGCGTTGTCGAGGGAGAAATTGATCCAACAGGCGATTGGGTGATGCCCATCTCAGGGTCATTCATTCAAACTTCTGACTATGGTATGCGTATTGATCCGTTTGATGGAACAAAGACCATGCACCGTGGAATGGATTTTGCCTGTACGAACGCCGTGACGCCGATCAGGGCTGTTGATAACGGCCAAGTTGTCAGTGTTAGAAAAGGCAATACTGGCTACGGAAATAGTGTGATTATCAAGCATGAGACTGGCTTATATAGTCACTATGCTCATCTCTATTCATTGCATGTAACAGAAGGGGAAGTCGTTCAACAGAAGGAAGCTGTTGGAAAGTGCGGGACCACTGGAAACTCAACTGGTCCCCATTTGCATTTTGAAGTAATGACGAAAAATCAGTACCGTTCGGATATCGATCCAGCCCCTTATCTTGGCTTGTAA